From SAR116 cluster alpha proteobacterium HIMB100, one genomic window encodes:
- a CDS encoding anaerobic dehydrogenase, typically selenocysteine-containing (PFAM: Molybdopterin oxidoreductase; Molydopterin dinucleotide binding domain~TIGRFAM: molybdopterin guanine dinucleotide-containing S/N-oxide reductases) has protein sequence MKTTRTSLTSNHWGVGLVETIDDEIIGVHPFAEDPEPSDLNKNIVESIHGEARVLRPAFRKSWLENGPGRSSVERGKDTFVEVEWDEALERIANELSRVRNTFGNESIFAGSYGWASAGRFHHAQSQLKRFLNTQGGFVGSEGNYSYNAALVFMPHVVGDFRESVAAATRWNVIKNHTKRVVCFGGVPTRNGQISDGGIFKHRLPGNLKDCADSGVKFINISPLQSDLLPELEAEWMPTWPGSDTAIMMGLAYTLLSENLHNQEFLDTYTVGFPQIAAYIMGKTDGHPKTAEWAEKQSGVKADRIKSLAREMVQNRTMISVAAGVQRGDYGEQPLWMAVTLAAMLGQIGLPGGGYTIAYAVNGNVGNTERLFRAGALSQGTNPVKSYIPVAMIADLLLNPGGHYQYNGRNCTFNDIRLVWWAGGNPFHHHQDLNRLRKAFQRPETIIVNEINWTSTARHADIILPVASPQERTDFGAGKSDNALIPMPAAISPVGSSRTEYEIYAELAERLGNRELFTENKTSNDWLNELWEVTRERGRQAGMNLPNWKDFISGDAIELPDPSPNQVFLSEFRTDPHAHPLKTPSGKIELYSEVIASFALEDCPGHATWFPPRDVKVGLKKEYPLYLLSGQPATRLHSQFDNGTYSRSQKIDGREPVFIHPDDAALRGIQTGDIVELFNKRGACLAGARVTNEIARGNVFLWTGAWYDPDFNVNQDRDRHGNPNTLTHDEKTSSLSQSPAAHSALVDIQKFAGPVPDITVHHQPEFTILAE, from the coding sequence ATGAAAACAACTAGAACATCATTAACCTCTAATCATTGGGGTGTTGGGCTGGTAGAGACTATTGATGACGAAATCATTGGTGTGCACCCTTTTGCAGAAGACCCAGAACCATCTGACTTAAACAAAAATATTGTTGAAAGTATACATGGTGAGGCACGTGTACTTCGGCCTGCGTTCCGCAAAAGCTGGTTAGAAAACGGACCAGGCCGCTCCTCAGTCGAACGCGGCAAAGATACGTTTGTTGAAGTTGAATGGGATGAGGCGTTAGAGCGAATTGCAAATGAACTTTCACGTGTACGGAATACTTTTGGAAATGAGTCTATTTTCGCAGGCTCTTACGGGTGGGCAAGTGCAGGCCGGTTTCATCATGCACAAAGCCAGTTAAAGCGCTTTTTAAATACACAAGGCGGGTTTGTGGGCTCAGAAGGAAACTACAGCTATAATGCTGCCCTTGTTTTTATGCCTCATGTTGTTGGCGATTTTCGCGAAAGCGTCGCCGCCGCAACCAGATGGAATGTAATCAAAAACCATACGAAACGTGTTGTTTGTTTTGGTGGGGTTCCCACACGAAACGGGCAAATTTCGGATGGCGGAATCTTTAAACACCGTTTGCCCGGCAATCTCAAAGACTGTGCAGATTCTGGAGTTAAGTTTATAAATATCAGCCCGCTACAATCTGACCTCTTGCCAGAGCTTGAAGCAGAATGGATGCCAACCTGGCCTGGTTCAGATACAGCAATAATGATGGGGCTGGCCTATACCCTTCTCTCTGAAAACCTTCACAACCAAGAATTTCTGGACACATATACCGTTGGGTTCCCACAAATAGCGGCTTACATAATGGGGAAAACTGACGGTCACCCTAAAACTGCTGAATGGGCGGAAAAACAGTCGGGTGTCAAAGCTGACCGTATTAAATCTTTAGCCCGCGAAATGGTGCAGAACCGAACTATGATCTCGGTTGCTGCAGGAGTGCAGAGAGGTGATTACGGCGAACAACCTTTGTGGATGGCTGTCACCTTAGCGGCTATGCTTGGTCAAATTGGCTTGCCCGGTGGCGGATATACAATAGCGTATGCAGTAAACGGAAATGTTGGCAACACTGAACGTTTGTTCCGTGCAGGGGCGTTGAGTCAGGGTACCAATCCGGTTAAATCATATATTCCTGTTGCAATGATAGCTGATCTGCTGCTCAACCCTGGCGGCCATTATCAATATAATGGCCGCAATTGCACCTTTAACGACATCAGGTTAGTCTGGTGGGCGGGCGGAAACCCATTTCATCACCACCAAGACTTAAACCGTTTGCGCAAGGCATTCCAACGGCCAGAGACAATTATCGTTAACGAAATCAATTGGACAAGCACAGCGCGGCACGCAGACATTATTCTGCCTGTTGCGAGCCCTCAAGAAAGAACAGATTTTGGCGCAGGCAAATCGGACAACGCACTTATTCCCATGCCGGCGGCTATAAGCCCTGTTGGTTCCAGCAGAACAGAATACGAAATTTATGCAGAACTAGCCGAACGGCTGGGCAACCGCGAGCTTTTCACGGAGAACAAAACCAGCAACGATTGGCTCAATGAGTTGTGGGAGGTCACACGTGAACGTGGACGGCAAGCTGGAATGAATTTGCCAAACTGGAAAGACTTTATCTCAGGCGATGCCATTGAGCTGCCTGACCCCTCTCCAAATCAGGTCTTTCTATCTGAATTTCGGACGGACCCACATGCACATCCTTTAAAAACACCAAGCGGTAAAATTGAACTTTATTCTGAGGTGATTGCGTCTTTCGCGCTTGAAGATTGCCCTGGTCATGCCACGTGGTTCCCACCAAGAGACGTGAAGGTAGGTTTGAAGAAAGAATATCCACTCTATCTTTTGTCTGGCCAGCCAGCGACGCGTCTGCACAGCCAGTTTGATAACGGCACTTATTCAAGATCCCAAAAAATTGACGGACGCGAGCCCGTATTTATACATCCTGATGATGCCGCTTTACGGGGCATACAGACCGGTGATATTGTTGAATTATTCAACAAGCGCGGCGCATGTCTTGCTGGTGCCCGAGTAACAAATGAAATCGCAAGAGGAAATGTGTTTTTGTGGACTGGTGCATGGTATGATCCCGATTTTAACGTTAATCAGGACCGTGACCGGCACGGTAACCCAAACACACTCACCCATGATGAAAAAACATCATCTCTTTCCCAAAGCCCCGCTGCCCACTCTGCCCTTGTTGACATTCAGAAATTTGCTGGGCCGGTTCCGGATATCACAGTTCATCATCAGCCAGAATTTACCATTCTTGCAGAGTAA